A stretch of DNA from Longimicrobiaceae bacterium:
AACCGCATCCCATCCCCGTTTCCACGGCCTGGTCGCGCGGCGGGGACGGATCGCCAACCGGAACCGAGGAGGAACGGATGGATCGCTACGGAAGCGACTACGAGGGCCGGATGTGGAGCACCCACAGCGCGGGAAATGACCGCGGCTGGTTCGGCGGGGGCGGGTACGACCGCGACTTCGGCGGGCGCGGCGCATACGGCGGGAACGGCATGCGCGGACCGAAGCCCGCCTGCCAGGAGCACTACGGCATGGACGCGGGCGAAGCCCGGCGCGGCATGTACGACCGCGACTTCCAGGGCGGGCGCGGCAGCTACGGCGGCCAGGGCGGCTGGGAGCGCTCGTACGGGGGCGGCTACTCCGGGCAGGGCGGCCCCCGGCAGAGCTACATGGCCGGCAACGGCTACGGCGGAGCCGGGCGCGGCATAGGCGGCTACGACCGCGAGATGCGCGGCGGCCAGGGGGGCACGGGATGAACCGCGGCGGCCGGGGGATGCAGGGCGGCCGCAACGGCATGCAGGGCACGGGTATGCACGGCGGCGGCGGGACCGTGGACACGGGCGGGTACGGCGGATACGGCAACGCCGGGACGCGCTTCCGCAGCGGCAACGCGGGCGGCGTGCAGCCGGGCGAGTACTTCCGCGGCTACGGCCACGGCTCCGGGGGATACGAGCCCTCCTGGTGACGCCGGAGCGATCAGGCCGAACGGGCGCCTTTCCCACGAGGGAGAGCGCCCGTTCTCGCTTCGATTACTCGCCGCCGGGCTTCGGCTTCTTCCGCCGCGAGGGCCGGATGTCCTCCGCGGGCTTGGGAGGACGCTCGTCGTCGAAGAGCCCTGCGTCGTCGGGTTTCGGCGCGCGGCGCTTGGCGGCGGGCGGGACGGGAACCTTGGGGAAGATGACCGCCGCCGTGTCGTCCGCGAGGGAGCGGAAGACGGCGCGGCCGCTGCGCTTGAGCACCGCCATCGCACCCCGCACCTCGTCCGCGACGAGGTCCGTGTCGGCGAGGGCGATCAGGATGGCGCGGAACGGCACCGTGCGCCCGGCGAACCGTGCGGCGACGACATCCGCGACGGCGGCGACGTCCACCGGCTGCGGAGCCGCGGCCGGAGGCGCGACGACGTCGGCCGAGAAGAGCTCCAGGACTTCGGACTCCGCGGCGGGCCGTGGGATCCGTGCGGCACGGGTGCCTGCGCGGTCGGGTGCCGAATCATGGACCGAGGCGGCACGTAGCACGCCGTTCATCGCCAGCGTTCGCGCGGGGTCTGGCGCGAGCTGGAAGAGGTGGAGCAGCGCGGCGGGTTCCGCATCTCCCGAAGCTCCAGCATCTCCCGAAGCTGCGGCATCTTCCGACGCTGCCGGGGGATGCAGGGCGAACGGCCGGACCGTGCGGCCGGGGCCGATGGTGCGCAGGCGGTCGCGGTAGCGGTCTAGGATGCGCTGCTCGGCGGCGGCGGGGCCCGCGGTGCGCTCGGCCTCGCGCCAGACGCCCAGCCACTCGTGGCGCGCGTCGCCCATCAGTGCGGAGTAGCCGTCCACGATGCGGCGGGCGTACGCGGGGAGATCGGCCAGAGGGGTGCCGCCGAAGCGCGCCTGCTTGTGCAGGTCCGCATGCGGGAAGGCGACGAGCAGCTCCGCATCTCCCGACTCCGCCAGCGTACGCACCAGGCCCCACGGCAGCCGGCGCGGAGAGGGCGGCGCGAGCAGGCAGAGCGCGTCGGTCGCGGAAGATGCGAGCCGCGCCACGTCTTCCGCCACGTCCGCGAAGTCGGCCTCCACCAGGGCGACCTCGCCCGGTGCGGCGGATTCCAGGCCGCGCATCTCCCGGACCGGCGTGCCCGCGGCCTCCAGCGCCTCACGGATGGCCTGGACGTGCGCGGGGTCCTCCTCGACCAGCACGACGCGCAGGTGCAGCGGGTGGCGCGGCCCGCCCTCGCTCGCAACGGCCTCCGCGAGCGCGGAGACGGCGGCGAGTGCACGCGCGCACGACTGGCCGCGCGTGGCGAGCGGGCCGGCGAGCGCGGAGCACGCAAACGCGTCCACGTACAGGAGATGGTGCTCCGGCGCGGGCGCGTCCGCATCTTCCGGCTTGGGGAGCGGGCGGCGCGCGGCGAGGCGCACCCACTCCGCCAGGTAGCCGGGGAGCAGGGCGCGCAGCAGGTCTTCGGAGGTGGAGAGGTGCGCGCCGGTCACGCGGAACGGTGAGGAGGGGGCCCGCCGCGGACGCCTTCGCCCGCCGCAAGCCCCAAAGAAAGCAGGAGCGGCAGCGCGACGAAACCCCGGCGGCCCCAGTGGACGCGCGGCGTCCGCAGAGCGGGCCCGCGCCGCAGCGCCCCGCGCCGCCCGGTTTCGCCCGAAGCTGGACAGAAGTGCCTCACGCGGAGGCGCGGAGACCGCGGAGAACAAACCGCTTCTCCGGCGTTCTCCGCGGCTCCGCGTGAGATTGCCGTCCGTCGTGCCGGTCGAGGCCGGTACGGGCCTTGCGCGCCGCGTGCGCGGGTCCGGCGGGACGTCCGCGGGCAACGCGTCACGACACGGGAGGGAAGATGCAGGCGACGGAGAGCCGGAAGGCGACGGTGCGATGCGCGTCGTGCGGCAAGCTGAACCGCGTGGACGTGGCCCGCGCGAAGGACCGGCCCAAGTGCGGCCACTGCGGCAAGCCCATCGCGCTGGACCGCCCGCTCGTGCTGGGCGACGCGGACTTCGACCGCCTGGTGGCAGATGCGCAGGTGCCCGTGCTGGTCGACTTCTACGCCGACTGGTGCGGGCCGTGCAAGATCATGGCGCCGGTGCTGGACCAGTTCGCGCGCGACCGGGCGGGCGGGCTGCTGGTCGCCAAGGTCGACACGGACGCGAACCCCGTGGTGTCGCGGCGGTTCGGCATCAGCTCCATTCCCACGCTCATCCTCTTCCGCGGCGGGCGCGAGGCGGGCCGCGAGCTGGGCGCCATCCCCCGGCCGCGGCTGGACGCGCTGGTGGGGCCGCCGCTTGCCTGACGCCCCGCGCGAGCCCACGCACGTGGCCGGCACCGGCGGCTACGTGCCCGCGGGCGTGCTGGGCAACGCGGAGGTGGCGGCGAGCGCGGGCGTGACCGAGGAGTGGATCGTGCGCCGCACGGGGATCCGCGAGCGCCGCATCGCCGCGCCGGACGAGGGCGCCGCGGCGATGGCGGGCCACGCGGCCGCGCGGGCGCTGGAGAGCGCGG
This window harbors:
- the trxA gene encoding thioredoxin, whose amino-acid sequence is MQATESRKATVRCASCGKLNRVDVARAKDRPKCGHCGKPIALDRPLVLGDADFDRLVADAQVPVLVDFYADWCGPCKIMAPVLDQFARDRAGGLLVAKVDTDANPVVSRRFGISSIPTLILFRGGREAGRELGAIPRPRLDALVGPPLA